In Setaria italica strain Yugu1 chromosome IX, Setaria_italica_v2.0, whole genome shotgun sequence, the genomic stretch tacatttgatgaattgatgctgcaccatgatgtgtattcgttgtcaatttcagaaatacatacatggatcaaaaatagtgttaaacacacatggaaagatatggaggaccaaagaagtagattggggggccaagtccaagtattcctaacgtctcactagccaccacgtcacttttggccNNNNNNNNNNNNNNNNNNNNNNNNNNNNNNNNNNNNNNNNNNNNNNNNNNNNNNNNNNNNNNNNNNNNNNNNNNNNNNNNNNNNNNNNNNNNNNNNNNNNNNNNNNNNNNNNNNNNNNNNNNNNNNNNNacttatgaagtctattttcatatggatctcgAATCATATCAATATCTTCTCTGagtcggccgcaatcatcgaaatactaccgagaggttttctgtccaaagttgctgcgtcgccttattttggcccaatgggccgtgtatcaagttgggtccattagagACATGTCCTaaggttggagcacgaccccaacacccccctggtcgtcctcctaggtattaataaggattagagccgccacgaacagattgggttttgttttgttgaaagtttagccattactacttccttgtagacgcgtgtgtcgattagaccatccgttctacttgattcagaaccccaactttgtgagttcagattggttttcatctccatatttgcaattgagttgcttgttctacttgttcttgctagttcttcgattgcttgcaggacgagtgccctagtggccgggtgacgcgctccacaagatcgcggcagccgttggaggtggtgtatcggttgctaaggcgcaacttggaaggctgtagtcaggtcgtgaacgtcgtctccatccaccaatcgagttatccacgcctctctcatcgaaagatcgggaatcaaccctagcaggTTTATATCAGCATGGTGACTTTATATTACTTGGGCATTAGCCTGTGGCTGTACCTCCTTGATATTTTCTCGTGAACCAATTACTAGCCCCTCTCGCCCATTGTTTTAAGGTATATGCATCTCAGTTTAAAAATATGAAGTATGTGTTTGACTCCACCAATatgtaatactccctccatcccgaattgtagattattttagcatttttagattcataatttttattatgtatttaaacatagcgtatatctagaaataccaaaacggATAGAAGGAGTACTTCACGTATGCAATGCGCACGCCACGCGAGATGGGCGGCTGCCACAGCTACCGGACGACTTGCCCCCCAGCTCCGTCGTGAAATCTCCATGGAGTCCCGGCGCCCTACTACTGCATGCTTGCCGCTGGAGAGTCAACCGGGAGATGGGCTTGGTGGCTGAAACTGGATCGGCAGACAGCAACATCAAACGAGTCGCGAGTCACCACCGTCGTCGGCCATCGCCCCTACTAGCATAGGCAGCTGCTAGTGCCCCCAAATCGGAGGCAGATCATTGCCCCGTCGACACAACTAGTACATAAAAGTCGTCCTCACTGCTGTTTCCATGCTCTAGGACATTTCCAGTTTGACAGCGTCAAATGTTGGACTTGCGCTATCTGTGACTCAGGCATGCAGTACACACAGTATTCGAGACTAGATTAACGTTCGCCGCCAAGATCCATCCACCCATCAACATTCAACAGGGCGGGAATGATCTTTGGTGTGCAGAAAAATATATCCTCATGTACAGATCCTGCAAGAAGCCCATCGAAAAAAAGTCGGCGATGATTTCTGTATGTAGGGCATAGGAACCGGCGGGAAAAATCTCTGCGTTCCGTCTTCCGGGTGATGCGAATGCGACCATGCGCTGTCGCAGCAGAAGAAAATGGATCGAGTTACTATTAGTAGGTTTCCATTTCTTTGCTGCGGTAATGCGCGCTGTTTGGTCCTTGCGCGTTCCATCTTTTCTTCACCTGGAGTTGGCACTACCAAATGCTCGGCAGCTTCGCTTTCCTTCGCATCCAAGCATACAGAGCAGACAAAGACACGTCCACTTCTCCCTCCAATAAAATTTACATGATATATTAATTTTCAGAAAATCTCGAGAAATTTGACTGTATCAAAATATACAATGGGATTTATGTTCAAGTTTATTTCGCATTAAATTGGTTTCATGTTCATTGATGGCATATATTTTGTGAGTTAGCAATGGACAAAGGTTATGTATGAAGACCGAGCTCAAACAGTAGAAACACGTCAACAACCGTATACCAATGGCCTCCTCAACAAGCCCTCCAGCTCCACAGTATCCGCTTAAAAATGTTTCTCCACATGAACAAGAGATGCAAGAGATAGTTTAATTTCAAAACCCGCTTGCATCCTTGAGAGGAGGTAATATCAACCTGTCTTCCCTTTTGTAAACAGCTAGTAGCCATTCAGGAATCAACTTCTCGACTATCTGTGAAAAAGTCACAGCAAAGAGCCGAAGATTAATCCCTTTTTGTAATAACGTAGTAAGTAGAGATCGTCGTCATTCCTCTTCTCCTCTATAAAACCTCACCATCGCACATGGATCTATCATCCATCTGAAGCCATCGACACGAAAACAAATGGAGCTCACCTGGCCCCTCCTCGCtgctctcctccttcccctctcctTCATCCTGCTGCACTCCCACGCCAAGACCGGCGGCaaggacggccgccgccgcctgccgccgggGCCCGCCGTCGTGCCCGTGCTCGGGAACCTGCTGTGGGTGAGGCACCACGGGATCGACGTCCTGCGCGccatccgccgcctccacgcGCGCCACGGCCCGCTGCTGGCGCTCCGCATGGGGTCCCGCCTCGAGGTCACCGTCTCCGACCGCCGCCTCGCGCACGCCGCGCTCgtcgagcgcggcgcggcgctggcCGACCGCCCGGGGTTCGCGTCCAGGGACCTCCTGGGCCTCAACGCCGCCACCATCTCCACCTCCAGCTACGGCCCGCTGTGGCGCCTGTTCCGGCGCAACTTCGTCGCCGAGGTGGCGAGCCCGGCGCGGCTCCGGCTGttcgcgccggcgcgggcggcggtgctcgCCGAGCTCACGGACAAGCTGCGGCTCAGGAAcggaatcggcggcggcggccaagaagGCACCATCGTGGAGACGTTCCAGTACGCCATGTTCCGCCTCCTCGTGGCCATGTGCTTCGGCGAGCAGCTCGGCGAGCGCGCCGTGCgcgacatcgccgccgcgcagCGCGACCTGCTGCTCTACTCTTCCACCAAGCTCATGGTCTTCGCCTTCCTGCCCGCCGTCACCACGCGCCTCTTCCGCGGCCGCCTGCGGGCCATGCTCGCCATGCGCAAGCGGCTCAAGGACATGTACAAGCCGCTGATCGGCGCGCGCAGGGAGCTCGTCGGAGCAGCCGCGCCCGAGCCGCAGCAAGACGACGAGGCGACAACGACGACGCTGCCGCACTGTTACGTCGACACGCTGCTGGAAATCTGGCTtaacgacggcgacggcagcgaGCGCGCGCTAACCGACGACGAGATGGTCGCGCTGTGCTCGGAGTTCCTCAACGGCGGCACGGACACCACGTCGACGGCGCTGCAGTGGATCATGGCGGAGCTCGTCAAGAACCCGGCCATCCAGGGCAAGCTCCACGACGACGTCAAGTCCACCATGGCCTCCACCGGCTCGGACCATATCGCCGAGGAGGACGTGCAAAAGATGCCGTACCtgagggcggtggtgctggaAGGCCTCCGGCGCCACCCACCGGGGCACATGGTGCTTCCGCACGCGCCGGCGGAGGACATGGAGATGGGCGGGTACGTGATCCCCAGGGGCACCACGGTGAACTTCCTGGTGGCGGACATGGGCATGGACGAGCGCGCGTGGGAGCGGCCGGCGGAGTTCGCGCCGGAGCGGTTCAtgccgggcggcgacggcgagggcgtgGACATCACGGGCACGCGGGAGATCAGGATGATGCCGTTCGGAGCCGGGCGGAGGATCTGCCCCGGGCTCAACGTCGCCACGCTCCACCTCGAGTACTTCGTGGCCAACCTGGTGCGCGCGTTCGAGTGGCGGGagcaggagggagaggaggtggaTGTTGACGGCGAGAAGGCCGAGTTCACCATCGTCATGGCCAAACCGCTCCAGGCGCGCATCGTGCCCAGAGGACATTCTTGAGACTCTTACGTGCGTGCTTCATTATACCGAGTCAGTTACTTGTAGTACTAGCTGTAATTGGTTGCTTTGTGTCTGTGATTTGTGAATTAGTGGATAATAACGCCATGTTGTTGCTagtggaattttttttatagatTTAAGAGTTTTGCTATTTATCTGTCGACAGTTTTTTGGCAGAAAATCTGTCGAATTTTTTAATGTTGTAAATGTCATCatttgatgttgcaaacattATTCTTCGATGTTTCAAAATATTTCATGATTTTAGAGGAGGAAATGTGATTTTAGAGGAGGAAATGTGACAGATTCTCTTGATGTTACATATGCTATTTACTATGTTTCAATATATTATTCTTGTACGTACTTCATGTTTCGATCATATGTAACATAGGAGAATAACATCTGCAACATCAGTGAACAACATATACAACATCATAAAATTCAATAGATTTTGCCCCTAAAAATCTGTCGATAGATAAATGCACACTCCCTAGATTTAATTAGGGGAAAGCTATCCAACAGAGTGTTGGGGAGGCTCCTCAGACCTGATTTCCTACAAGCAGCGCATGTGCTTGTCGTAGTAGCAGAGGGGCTCATCTTCCCCGACGCCAACAATGGCTCCAATGAGGTTAGAGTTCAAGGTTAAGGATTCGTGTTCGAGCTTGGGGGTTCATCGGAATATGGAGGTCTTAAAAGAAAGCTTTGGGGCCACAGGACGACCTGATGGTACAGTGGTGGCGGTCATAGGGTCAGCGAGAGCAAGGCGGTGATGATGGTGATGACAGCAGCGGCAGAGAGGGAGGCATAGGTATAGATTTCCAAATGGGCCGCCTAACCCTAGTCCGGCCCTAGCACGAAATGGCACGACGCCTATTCCGTGCCGTGTCGTGTCATGCCATCGTGCCGAACAGTCAGCCCAGGCCCGGCACGACGATCCTTTTTTAGTGTCGGACCGGCACGGCAAGCACTAGCGTGCTAGTGTCGGGCCAGACACTAAAGGCCAATGACCACTCAAACTGAACAACATAAATCATTCATCTTGAAAAGAACAATAGATTTGAACTTCACCAGATTAAAATCATCTTAAACTTCAACTTCACAACACATACAAGAGATAAATAATATCAACATCACAGATCAACATCACAGAGAGGCACAGGAGATTATAACTTATAAGTTTGAGCTGGTGCAATGGacgcctcattaaaaacctatctAGGTAAAACTCACACATTGTGAGAAAAAATCTTAGATAggaaaaaaagagtacagcccaGCTCAATCAAATTGTAGTAGTTCAAGACTTCAAGTTATTACAGGCAAGTGTTACACTTCTAAATCATCAGAGACATCTAGGTACAAATTAGCAGAACTTTCCTcaagttcttcatcctctactaaGTTCTGAAGTcttgcttctgcagcctcccaATCCTTGACGCAAGAGAGCATCTCGACCATCTCCGGTTTCAATCGACGCTGCCTCTCCTCGATGATCCTGCCAGTAGTGCTGAAAACAGATTCTGATGATACTGTGGAGACAGAAACAGAAAGAACATCTCTAGCTAAGATGGACAGAACTGGATAAGTTCTTTTATGCTCACAAGATAAGATGTTGAAGTTATCATCAAAATGGGTGACAGTGTCACTGTCCAAGTAGACAGAGAGTTCATTGCCAATACCCATACTAGTTGCAGTAGTACTTGCTGCTTGCAGCAAAGCACTTGCAGATGATCTTCTAGACAAAGCAAgaggcaaagagggaggaggggtggagaaaGAAGTACCAAGGACATCATGAATTTCAAAAGCAGATACACCAGAATTTGAACCTATGGAAAAAATATCATCCCAAGCGCTAGTTTTCTTACCATAAGTGGATGGAGGTGTAGGCCTTTGCAATTTTactgcaccaaacttgtcaTCATACAGTTTAAATGCAATAGACAGTTCAGCTCTAACATCAGTGAAATAAGCAGAATAATCAGTACCAGTAAGATTAGATAACAACCTGAGCACATTTTGAAAACCATTCAATTTAGCTCTAGGGTCCAATATGAACGCAACAGAATAAAGCATAGGAATGTCTCTCCAATATCTTTCATAGGAAGGACCACATGCCTAAGCAATTTATCATTTTCATAATGTTTAAGATGCTTAGCAATCAAAATGAGCTGATGCAACATAAATGGAGAGGTAGGATAATAAGCATCAGATAGTGCAATAGTATAATTATAAAAGAGTTCAAACAAGGATAGCATACTCTGTGCAACAGTCCATTGATCTTCTGTCAACAGTAAAGCATCTTTTTCACCCCTGGGATAGTTAGTCTCAATGAAAACATTAAATGTCTGTCTGTAAGGGAGCAAATGCTTGAGCATGAGGTAAGTGTTCCACCTGACATCCATGTCCAAATCAAACTTTCTAGGATGAACATTCATAGCAAGACAAAATCTCTTAAATGCTGCAATGCGCTGGTTAGAAGTATTGATGAAAGATATTGCAGATCTAAATGCATCTAGATATGGCTCAACGAGATTCAAGGCAGATTGAACCATGAGATTGATGATATGacaagcacaacgctgatgTAAGAACAATGCTCCAACATAAGCAGCTAATTTAGGACTAAGTTTCTCAATAGCAGTAGAATTAGCAGATGCATTATCCAAAGTAATAGAAAACACCTTTGAAATCAAACCATACTCCTCTAGCACATTAGTCACACGGTCAGAAATGTTCTGGCGAGAGTGAGATTCATCAATGAGCCTTAAACTAATTAACCTCTTCTCTAATTGCCTATCAGCATtaacataatgagcaaccacactaaggtaatcttccttagtATTACCAAACCAAATATCAGAGTGATAGACACAGATGAAACAgcaacaaatgattcaataagCTTAGCACGGCAATCAGTAAAGTACTTGCACATATCTCTAGTGGTTGATTGCGTAAAGATAGCATAaaatctaggattatgagcaagtTTAATATACTCTTCAAAAGCAGCAGATGCACTGAAACATAGAGGAAGatctagtctagcaatcaaacGATATAGTTGAGTACGAGCTACCTCAGCAGAGTAATCCCATTGACGGACAAAACCATCAGGGTTGAATTGGATCAAAGACTGGGAACTACGAACCTTAGCCCTCCTATTTGGGAATTTCTCAACATGCCTGTTGAGATGGCCAGTGCCAATGGAAGATCTAGCAGCATATATAATGCCACAATGATTACACTTGGCAGAGACCCTTACCTTCTTCCCATTGATGTCCTTGAAGatcttttcaaagtccttccAGCACTCAGAGGTGGTGGAACAGGTCCTCTTGGTGCTGTTGCTCACCATGTCTGGATCAGGAGCATCAGGTGCTTCTTGACCAGCAGGTGGTGCTTCAACATCAGCTATGTCGATTGGATCGACAGCGTTGCCACCGAAGAGCTCGTCCCGCTCTGCCTCCATGTCACTCTCGTCATCACCTCGTTGGCCCATCATCCGAAGCTTGTCGCTGATGGTGTGCTCCTGGaaatcgtcgccgccgtccatcgCCGACGCTCTGGTCCCTCAACGGATCAACCTACGAACACAAGATAAGAACGAATCAGTAGAAGAATACCAACGAATCAGCAGAAGAACACCACCAGACAACAACGCAACAACTTACCAACGAATCTGGAGGACCAGAGCGCACAGCAAGGTCAACGAACAACGAATCCGGAACACCAAAGCCAgggaggagcgagaggaggcaacatgacagaggagtgggcgagagccGAGAGGTGGGGGAAGAAAACAATAACGCAATGGCTTACCAACGAATCTGGAGCACCAGAGCGCGCGGCAAGGTGAACTAACAACGGATCCGAACACCGGAGCCAGGGCGGAGCGAGAGGAGGTGGGGGTTGGGGGAAGAAGATGACACGCCAACGAATCATTAGAAGAACACCAACAAACAAACGGTTGCTTGGGAGGTAAGGGGGGCCAGGGGCGCCGGTAGGCGGCCGACGCCAGCCTCCGGTCGCCGAAGAGGGAGGAGACGAGAGGGGCACACACGAGAGAGCGGAGACGAAGAGCCAAAGGCGGCGAGGCGCGTGAGAGAGCAAAGAGCCATGAGAGGCGCGACTCGAGAGCAGCGTCCAGGGGAGGGAAATTTCGCTGGGGTTTGCGGCCGCGAGGGGGAGGACGGTGGCCGACGGCTTGAtccaacggtcgggaggcgaggggACGCTGGCGATCAAAGGTCGGGAGGCGAGGGGTGCGGGGGTGTCAGGCCAGCATTGGACCGGCCCAATAATCGTGCTGTGCCCATGCTAGCCCAAAGTGCCGAGGATGCGGCCAAACCCAGCACTATCATCATGCTGGGCCAGCCCTAGCACTATTCCCCTCATGCCGAGCCCGTGCTCGTGTTGGGGTTTTTAGTGTCAAGCCTCGGGCCGCCCAGTGGGCTTGAcccatttggaaaactataGGCACAGGTTGCTGCAGGTCCGTGGCGACATCCCGCCGCAGCTCCCGCACGACCCTACCACGCCGCAGCTCAGTGGGGGTTTTGCAGGTGGACCTGCTACAGCTGAAGGTTGAAGACAACTGGGACCGTTGGATCACCATCCGATGGTGGCAAAATTCTAGTGCATCGATCTCTGGAAATGCTCGAGTGTGCTGTAGGCAACCCCAATTAACCCCAGATGAAAACCAAAGCAGCATTCATCCATATTTTACATTGAACGTAGATCGACAGCCGATCTGAATCCGTGGTCAGTGCTTAATGAGAATCCGTGGCAGCCTCATGCATCAGCTAGACGACCCCAAGCTCTAAACAGTACTCCAGAAATCTCATCAACTCAACATATTGCATTCCATGAAAATGGTAGACACCAGGTCCACGGTTTAATAAAGCCTGGATATTCTGGGCAACGATTCGCAAAGCGATTACGGAGCTTGTCATCTGTTGCACAGCCCAAACGTGCATGGATGCAACGTGCTGCTGCTAGAGCAAAATCAAAAATGATTTCGCCAAGATCACGTGAAGATACATCTGCTCAGGTTACAATAATAAACACATCTACTGCCGTAGTTCTTTCTCCACACAATTAGAGTCCAAATAACGGAGGCAATTATGTACAGAGGCTGCTGTTCAAATCGAGTAACCCTCACTAAATTGTTCAAGCCAACTAACTAAGCTGCCCTCACTAACTCCAAAAATGTACAACATAAACATAAGGTGGATGCGACCCAAAGGCCTTTCATGTCTACTGATTCGCCTTGTTCCCTGCCAGGATGAGTGAGATCTCCAATCCACGACTGAAGGCTTGGTTGAACAGGATACGTGACTGGAAGGTTGACACAAAGGGGAACCATGAGAAGAAAACGATGGGCACAAAAATGAGGGCCCCCATTCCTGCATCGTACATCCGTGCAATCTCGCGTACAGAATCCCACAGGCCAAGGGTTTTCACTACCCTCTTCCATGTGATGGCCAGCTGCCATGGCAAGTAAAAAGTTAGTAAGGCATGTGACTACGAAGTAATGTGATGAGGCAAGCACATGAACTTTGAGTTCGCCTGAATTGTACTATCCATATACACATGTTCCTTCTAACTGCTCTAGTGATAAAACATGATATTCCATCAGGATTCTGATTAACTAATCAAGTTATATACAGAAGTGCTATTCATATTTAGTACACGTTCCTTCTTACTGCTCTAGTGATAAAACTTGATATTCCACCAGGATTCTAATTAACTAACTAATCAAGTTATCTACAGAAGTACTATTGGCATATTATAGATGTATTTGGAACGCTAGATTACAGAAGTACTAATCAAGTTATGTAACTAATCAAGTTATCTACAGAAGTACTATTGGCATATTACAGAAGTACTATAGGTATTATAGATATATTTGGTACTGTAAGACAGTGACAAATTAACTTTGTGCTTCCAATATTCCACTATTGTTATTATTAAGTAGCAGATTGGTATCGTAAAGCATGTAGAAAACCAAATGATATAAGGACGTTCTTGTACTTACACATAAAACACACCAACCAGTTGCTATAAAAGCAAGTGCACTCGCAAATAAATCAGCAATTGTGAACCGGGTGAAAACAATAAGTAGGGCGATTCCTGCAACAATCCCAAGAGCAAGGAGGCCCTGTAGAAACCGAACAAAAGTCGGCAAGGCAGTTGACTTCTTTGGAGTTGCAGTAAAAAGCTGAAACCAGGACAAAAACTTAGTTTAGAGTTCATCCGTATAATTTGAAAATGTGCAATATGTGAAGGCCAACTATAACACGATAAACCTTGAAAAGGAGAACCATAACAAGGAGAACAATCCATGAGAAACCATAGACCTGGACAGTAACAAAGGCATTAGTATGGAAAGAAGTTAGAAAGAGAGAAACATGGTGGTAGGAACAAAAGTAAGCACGGCATGCATCCTGCTATACTATTATTTATGTTTTTATGTTCCTTTTTTAAAACATTTAAGCTATAAATATCTACAATAGCCACTTCAACACAAAAATCCATGACAAGATTGCAAGGGCAATAGCATTGTTTACTAAGACCAAACTATTAAGTTACATTCAAAATTATCAAAAATCACAAGTATTTTAGATCCAAACTTCTGACATATATACCTGGTATTCTTTTTAAGACCTGGAAGGTGAAGATATAGGATTCCTACAGTAATTGTACTAACATACTGACGCTTTCGATGAGGATATCCTACTCGCATTCAGAGGAGCTACCATCGATCAGTTTGATCAACAACGGAGAAATGAGAAGTGAAAACAAAgcatatatatgatatatgaAAATCGGGTTAATAAGAAGAGTTTTTAAACGGAAATACAGTAGGGGCTTCAACTACTGTGAGCAATCGAGGAGTTTACATTGAAGAACTACTAACTGAGAGAGCTTGACTTACTGCAAGGGATGTATTATGCGCCGTAATCTTAAGCTTGTACACAATGCCATACTGAAACATGAGAAATCTGAGGGTCAGGATTGTCTCTAGAAAACGTCCTCTGAAAGTCCGGATATGAGCCTGCATAAACATATTTAGATAAACTAATTAAACAGTGTTAATTGTTCAGTAAAAAGAACAAACTACCCAGCGTTAAAACAAATATTTCCAAAACAGGTGCATAACTGacctgctcctcctcccaccAACTTTCCCAACTATTGTCACCCTTTACCCCAACTCCACCTTTATAAAGTAACCAGTTTGTCCAGTCATCGAAGTCCTCCACAGTCCTTATATTTCCAATAATGCAAAGTACAAAAAGTTATTGAGGGTACATGTATCTTATGCATGCAAAAAATCACGCTCTTAAACCCAATGTTAATGATAGGTATTATCTCCCTATACTTCAAGAAAATATTTCATCAATGTTGTGTTATGTTTCTCCACAGTGTGAAAAGCTAACTAAACTGTCAACTCTCCCAATCAAGGGTCATCTTGATTCGATTCCAACTGCCAATTAACTTAAAGGAAAAGGATTTAAAGATAGGATTGGAATAAACATACTTCTGCCACTCAAAACCAGAGGGGTTGAATATGTAAGGCGCAAAAAGCCAGGACATAACAAGGAACCAGCTACTGATAGTTATCAGAATAAATGAAGATGAACCGCCCTTCGTGTAGCCATAAGCAATGTAAATGATGAGGAGGAGAGCAACCTCGAGCCTGCAATAAGAATGCCTTTCAGATCCATCATTAACTAGTGCAAGCAAGCACACTTAACTAGAACTGCAGCATCAGATCCCAGTAATGCCTAGGAAAACAAATATCTGAGTGTGATTCTGAACCTTAAGCCCAGAAATTCAGCTTTGCCAACACCAATGTAACACATGGGTTACTGTAATGGCTCAGGTTTCATGTTTTGGATGCATCAATACACCCACTTTTAAACAATAAATTGCACCTCGTTATTCCAGTATGCATGTGGCACAGTAATATAAGATACTACATGCAATACCATTGTCATAACAAATTAGCACTCTTATCTATTAAAGATGTGTTTGCGCGACCATTAATAGTACAGGTCAATTTCCTATAAGAATTTATGACTACTTAGTAAGTAAACAACTTACGCTTTAACAAAGTGGCTTCGAGAGTAAAGCCTATAATTTTCAGCAAACTTTATGTGGCGAACAACAAATCCTCTTCCAGTAGCATGATACTGCATAAAGGAAATGTTCAGCAAAAATTCTAGCAAGTGATAATTTTAACGATTAATACGACTTTTGTACCTTTGCACCACCATGAAGGATTGTTCTACCAAAGTAATGTGTTCTTGTTCCAAGTGAAAAGGTGAAAAAGACTGAGCAAAACTGGAGCTGCATTGTAATAAAACTGAAAACAGCCTGCACAAGATTGAACAATATGATGTGATAACAAATACCCTGGTAAAGAACAGAtatatttttccaaaaaaagcAAAAGGCCACCTTCATTAGCCCCAGCTCCAAAATGAAACCCATTATCATTGGTACTGCTGTAAAAACACCAATTTGGACCAGAAACTGAGCATTCAAAGCAGCATCTAGTGCAGTGTTCCCCAAAAACCTAGCCTGGCGAGATATTGAGTAGTCCAGTCCAGAGAGTGCCTGAAAATTACAATATCAAATATCAGTCAAATTAACATTAAGAGAAATCCTCATCTGGCAGGAGCATAATACATTGAAAATTCAAAGTACTCACCAAATAAACCCTTCCGTACAAGAAGATGTACACAGTTAGAACAGTCATCTGTGCATAAATGAGCAAACAAGTCAACAGATTGGTAGTTAACAAGTTGAAATCTGCAGAATCAGTTCACTATAAGCCAATTCCTATTGCAGAGTTGTTCAAGGTGGGCACCAAGAACAAGGTTTCCTTGCTAGGAATAGGGA encodes the following:
- the LOC101754345 gene encoding cytochrome P450 89A2; protein product: MELTWPLLAALLLPLSFILLHSHAKTGGKDGRRRLPPGPAVVPVLGNLLWVRHHGIDVLRAIRRLHARHGPLLALRMGSRLEVTVSDRRLAHAALVERGAALADRPGFASRDLLGLNAATISTSSYGPLWRLFRRNFVAEVASPARLRLFAPARAAVLAELTDKLRLRNGIGGGGQEGTIVETFQYAMFRLLVAMCFGEQLGERAVRDIAAAQRDLLLYSSTKLMVFAFLPAVTTRLFRGRLRAMLAMRKRLKDMYKPLIGARRELVGAAAPEPQQDDEATTTTLPHCYVDTLLEIWLNDGDGSERALTDDEMVALCSEFLNGGTDTTSTALQWIMAELVKNPAIQGKLHDDVKSTMASTGSDHIAEEDVQKMPYLRAVVLEGLRRHPPGHMVLPHAPAEDMEMGGYVIPRGTTVNFLVADMGMDERAWERPAEFAPERFMPGGDGEGVDITGTREIRMMPFGAGRRICPGLNVATLHLEYFVANLVRAFEWREQEGEEVDVDGEKAEFTIVMAKPLQARIVPRGHS